One segment of Carya illinoinensis cultivar Pawnee chromosome 1, C.illinoinensisPawnee_v1, whole genome shotgun sequence DNA contains the following:
- the LOC122313681 gene encoding protein TRIGALACTOSYLDIACYLGLYCEROL 2, chloroplastic — translation MVGKHLVQVSTCRTVLSSSLITLPHGSSNCLPCLPSRPRMKFTRVRAMSSDAAHSQPSSSSDKKNPLAVVLDVPKNIWRQTLRPLSDFGFGRRSIWEGGVGLFLVSGTVLLALSLAWLRGFQIRSKFRKYLAVFEFSQACGICTGTPVRIRGVTVGNVIGVNPSLKSIEAVVEVEDDKIIIPQNSLVEVNQSGLLMETMIDITPRDPIPTPSAGPLDPDCVKEGLILCERQKMKGYQGVSLDALVGIFTRLGREVEEIGVANTYALAERVSLVIEEAKPLLTKIKAMADDVQPLLAEVRDSGLLKEVENLTRSLTQAAEDLRMVNSSIMTPENTELIQKSIYTLIFTLKNVENISSDILGFTGDEATRRNLKLLIKSLSRLL, via the exons ATGGTTGGGAAACATTTGGTTCAGGTCTCCACATGCCGAACAGTGCTGTCTTCATCATTAATTACCCTCCCGCATGGTTCTTCAAATTGCTTGCCTTGTCTTCCTTCAAGACCACGAATGAAATTCACAAGGGTAAGGGCTATGTCTTCTGATGCAGCACATAGCCAGCCATCCTCTTCTTCAGATAAAAAGAATCCGCTTGCAGTTGTTTTGGACGTTCCTAAAAATATTTGGAGGCAAACATTACGGCCTCTGAGTGATTTTGGGTTTGGCCGAAGGAGCATTTGGGAAGGAGGGGTAGGGTTGTTTTTAGTGTCTGGTACAGTTCTTTTGGCACTCAGCTTGGCTTGGTTGAGGGGGTTCCAAATCCGATCCAAATTCAGGAAGTACTTGGCTGTTTTTGAATTTTCCCAGGCTTGTGGTATTTGCACAGGAACACCGGTGAGGATTAGGGGTGTAACTGTGGGCAATGTCATCGGTGTTAATCCATCCTTAAAAAGTATTGAAGCAGTTGTTGAG gttgaagatgataaaattattattcCTCAAAATTCACTGGTTGAAGTGAATCAGTCAGGTCTTCTAATGGAAACTATGATTGATATTACACCTCGAGATCCAATCCCAACACCTTCAGCAGGGCCTCTTGACCCAGATTGTGTTAAAGAGGGTCTTATTTTATGTGAGAGGCAAAAGATGAAGGGATATCAAGGAGTAAGTTTGGATGCATTAGTTGGGATATTTACCCGTCTAGGACGGGAAGTGGAGGAAATTGGTGTTGCCAATACTTATGCGCTGGCCGAACGAGTATCTTTAGTTATTGAGGAGGCAAAGCCACTGCTTACAAAG ATCAAAGCCATGGCTGATGATGTTCAACCTTTACTGGCTGAAGTTCGTGACAGTGGTCTGCTAAAGGAAGTTGAGAATCTTACTAGAAGCCTTACACAAGCTGCTGAGGATCTAAG AATGGTGAATTCATCAATTATGACCCCCGAGAACACTGAGCTGATTCAAAAGTCCATTTACACCCTGATTTTTACCTTGAAGAATGTTGAG AATATAAGCTCTGATATTTTGGGATTCACGGGTGATGAAGCTACAAGACGGAATTTAAAATTGCTTATCAAGTCCCTAAGTAGGCTATTGTGA